The proteins below come from a single candidate division WOR-3 bacterium genomic window:
- the efp gene encoding elongation factor P, which produces MITPNDFYNGLIIRYKNEIWEVIEFGRVKIAQRRAFVRTKLKNLLSGRVIEENFASDENIEDISVERRKCQYLYNDGEVYHFMDLESYDQFSLSKEILGDKVYYLTENLELDVIYIDNRPFTVQIPTFVVLRVVETEPDFKGDTASGGGKPAKLETGLVIDVPFFINVGNLVRIDTRDNSYVERVG; this is translated from the coding sequence ATGATTACACCAAATGATTTTTACAATGGATTAATAATCCGTTACAAAAATGAAATTTGGGAGGTAATTGAATTCGGCCGCGTAAAAATTGCCCAGCGTCGAGCGTTTGTTCGAACCAAGCTAAAAAACTTACTTAGCGGCAGGGTAATCGAAGAAAATTTTGCATCAGATGAAAACATTGAAGATATCTCGGTCGAAAGAAGAAAGTGTCAATACCTTTATAATGATGGCGAAGTTTATCACTTTATGGATCTTGAGTCGTATGATCAATTCAGTTTATCAAAAGAAATTTTAGGCGATAAGGTTTATTATTTAACCGAAAATCTTGAGCTCGATGTCATTTACATTGATAACCGTCCTTTTACAGTTCAAATACCCACCTTTGTTGTTCTACGTGTTGTGGAAACCGAACCTGATTTTAAAGGAGATACAGCTTCTGGAGGTGGTAAACCAGCCAAACTAGAAACTGGTTTGGTGATTGATGTTCCGTTTTTTATAAATGTTGGGAATTTGGTTCGGATTGATACCCGGGATAATTCCTATGTTGAACGGGTTGGCTAG